Proteins from a single region of Nakamurella deserti:
- a CDS encoding DUF4097 family beta strand repeat-containing protein — protein MHHYLTPEPITCEVRNAAGAVTVELTDTSMTTVDVITADDAPGGFLDDVIRSVSGWTPAEQPAPGPSDDATEDVLVSFDNGKLIVDSEPARRRWHSGFIVRITAPAGSGVRARTESAAVGITGRAERIEVKTASGAVAVGRADGRAMVRTVSGDIDIRDASRGTVDLAAVSGSLHVGIHAGVAAKVELTTVSGTARSTLPVVEHLEGSSLTVKGRTVSGAVSLAAADAGPSDG, from the coding sequence ATGCACCACTACCTGACACCCGAGCCGATCACCTGCGAGGTGCGCAACGCCGCCGGCGCGGTCACCGTCGAGCTGACCGACACCAGCATGACCACCGTCGACGTGATCACCGCCGACGACGCCCCGGGCGGCTTCCTGGACGACGTCATCCGCTCGGTGTCCGGCTGGACGCCGGCCGAGCAGCCCGCGCCGGGGCCGTCCGACGACGCCACCGAGGACGTGCTGGTGTCGTTCGACAACGGCAAGCTGATCGTCGACAGCGAGCCGGCCCGCCGTCGCTGGCACAGCGGGTTCATCGTCCGCATCACCGCCCCCGCCGGGTCGGGCGTCCGCGCCCGGACCGAGTCGGCCGCGGTCGGGATCACCGGGCGCGCCGAGCGCATCGAGGTCAAGACCGCCTCCGGCGCGGTCGCCGTGGGGCGAGCCGACGGACGGGCCATGGTGCGCACGGTGTCCGGTGACATCGACATCCGCGACGCGAGCCGCGGCACCGTCGATCTGGCGGCGGTGTCGGGGTCCCTGCACGTCGGGATCCACGCCGGGGTGGCGGCCAAGGTCGAGCTGACCACGGTGTCCGGTACCGCGCGCAGCACCCTGCCGGTGGTCGAGCACCTCGAGGGCAGCTCGCTGACCGTCAAGGGACGCACCGTGTCCGGCGCCGTCTCGCTGGCCGCCGCCGACGCGGGGCCGTCCGACGGCTGA
- a CDS encoding toxin-antitoxin system HicB family antitoxin: MDLSTYTSELRDNLTAAASLGDEATRRAASAVAAALEPSARLALMHALSDLAAEVTRQLSAGGTPVTVDVRIEGRDVRVVADRAPGGTATPAATPDTARDDGGDADGTDRGHERTFAEAGGDLTRTTVRMFNELKGRAEKAAAEQGVSLNSFISRAVAESIKTDLPRKWKDKAERHDRDTPRGETISGYVQG; encoded by the coding sequence ATGGACCTTTCGACGTACACCTCCGAACTCCGCGACAACCTGACCGCGGCGGCCTCCCTGGGTGACGAGGCCACCCGACGGGCCGCGTCGGCCGTTGCCGCCGCCCTGGAGCCGTCGGCCCGGCTCGCGCTCATGCACGCCCTGTCCGACCTGGCCGCGGAGGTGACCCGCCAGCTGTCCGCGGGTGGCACCCCGGTGACGGTCGACGTCCGCATCGAGGGCCGCGACGTGCGGGTGGTCGCCGACCGGGCTCCCGGCGGCACGGCCACGCCGGCCGCGACCCCGGACACCGCCCGCGACGACGGCGGCGACGCCGACGGGACGGACCGCGGCCACGAGCGGACGTTCGCCGAGGCCGGCGGTGACCTCACCCGGACCACGGTCCGGATGTTCAACGAGCTCAAGGGCCGGGCCGAGAAGGCCGCCGCCGAGCAGGGTGTCTCGCTGAACTCGTTCATCTCCCGGGCCGTCGCCGAGTCCATCAAGACCGACCTGCCGCGCAAGTGGAAGGACAAGGCGGAGCGCCACGACCGCGACACCCCCCGCGGGGAGACCATCAGCGGTTACGTCCAGGGCTGA
- a CDS encoding ferritin: protein MTLASASRYVSLLGDQVRNELAASQQYLAIAVWFDSHDLPQLARHFYRQSVEERNHAMMMVQWMLDRDLPVTIPSVPEVRNDFAEVTEPIALALSQEKQVTDQIRTLFATAREENDALGEQFMLWFLKEQVEEVASMSTLLTIAQRAGRDWFEIETFLARELVGDGGLDTDAPTAAGGAL, encoded by the coding sequence ATGACCCTCGCCAGCGCCAGCCGTTACGTGTCCCTGCTCGGTGACCAGGTCCGCAACGAGCTCGCCGCCAGTCAGCAGTACCTGGCGATCGCCGTGTGGTTCGACTCCCACGACCTGCCCCAGCTGGCGCGGCACTTCTACCGGCAGTCGGTCGAGGAGCGCAACCACGCGATGATGATGGTCCAGTGGATGCTGGACCGGGACCTCCCGGTGACCATCCCGTCGGTGCCCGAGGTGCGCAACGACTTCGCCGAGGTCACCGAGCCGATCGCGCTGGCACTGAGCCAGGAGAAGCAGGTCACCGATCAGATCCGCACCCTGTTCGCCACCGCGCGGGAGGAGAACGACGCGCTGGGTGAGCAGTTCATGCTGTGGTTCCTCAAGGAGCAGGTCGAGGAGGTCGCGTCCATGAGCACGCTGTTGACCATCGCGCAGCGGGCCGGCCGGGACTGGTTCGAGATCGAGACGTTCCTGGCCCGCGAGCTCGTCGGCGACGGCGGCCTCGACACCGACGCGCCGACGGCCGCGGGCGGGGCGCTGTAG
- the thyX gene encoding FAD-dependent thymidylate synthase, which translates to MLRVQLVGATSFSPPADVPWDTDADGGQALAEFAGRACYQSWSKPVASTATNAGYLRHILQVGHLSVLEHASATFYVTGVSRALAHELIRHRHLSVSELSQRHHPAEDVVVPTAIERDPELRELFLTSTAAAREAYTTVLTALEAKVETAPAGTLNRKQARQAARSVLTHATPTVLVVTGNLRAWRHFVGMRASDAADTEIRALAVTVLRELLQVAPHAFTDFRISQLPDGSETAASPLIGEG; encoded by the coding sequence GTGCTGCGTGTGCAACTCGTCGGCGCGACCAGCTTCTCGCCGCCCGCCGACGTCCCCTGGGACACCGACGCCGACGGCGGACAGGCGCTGGCCGAGTTCGCCGGCCGCGCGTGCTACCAGTCGTGGTCCAAGCCGGTGGCCTCGACGGCGACCAATGCGGGCTACCTGCGGCACATCCTGCAGGTCGGGCACCTGTCGGTGCTGGAGCACGCCAGCGCGACCTTCTACGTCACCGGGGTGTCCCGTGCCCTGGCCCACGAGCTGATCCGGCACCGGCACCTGTCGGTGTCGGAGCTGTCGCAACGTCATCATCCCGCCGAGGACGTCGTCGTCCCCACCGCGATCGAGCGCGACCCCGAGTTGCGTGAGCTGTTCCTGACCTCGACGGCGGCGGCCCGGGAGGCCTACACGACCGTCCTCACCGCGCTGGAGGCCAAGGTGGAGACCGCCCCGGCCGGGACGCTCAACCGTAAGCAGGCCCGCCAGGCCGCCCGCTCGGTGCTCACCCACGCCACTCCCACGGTGCTGGTCGTGACCGGCAACCTCCGGGCGTGGCGGCACTTCGTCGGGATGCGCGCCTCCGACGCCGCCGACACCGAGATCCGCGCGCTGGCCGTCACCGTCCTGCGGGAGCTGCTGCAGGTGGCGCCGCACGCGTTCACCGACTTTCGGATCTCCCAGCTCCCCGACGGCTCGGAGACCGCGGCCAGCCCGCTGATCGGCGAGGGCTGA
- a CDS encoding TIGR03085 family metal-binding protein, producing MPDTGPTTVAQRERAALADLFDEVGPDQPTLDEGWLTADLLHHLLIREERPDAAVAQFVGPLNFWAERVVDGYRKLPWAQRVDRWRQGPSGLSPARIGRIDAAMNTVEHFIHHEDVRRGVPGWTVRTLDPETGQAVLDAVRSRMSGLQLRKLGVGVQGRLPDRRTFQIRLGDPAVTLVGAPSELLLWISGRRTACEVEVEGSPAALEMVERASRR from the coding sequence GTGCCTGATACCGGACCCACCACCGTCGCCCAGCGCGAGCGGGCCGCCCTCGCGGACCTCTTCGACGAGGTCGGGCCCGACCAGCCCACGCTCGACGAGGGGTGGCTGACCGCCGACCTGCTGCACCATCTGCTGATCCGCGAGGAGCGACCGGACGCCGCCGTCGCGCAGTTCGTCGGACCGTTGAACTTCTGGGCCGAGCGGGTCGTCGACGGGTACCGGAAGCTGCCGTGGGCGCAACGGGTGGACCGCTGGCGGCAGGGACCGTCGGGTCTGAGTCCGGCCCGCATCGGCAGGATCGACGCGGCGATGAACACCGTCGAGCACTTCATCCACCACGAGGACGTGCGTCGCGGGGTGCCCGGCTGGACCGTGCGCACCCTGGACCCGGAGACCGGACAGGCGGTCCTGGACGCCGTCCGCAGTCGGATGTCGGGTCTGCAGCTGAGGAAGCTCGGCGTGGGCGTGCAGGGACGGCTGCCGGACCGGCGGACCTTCCAGATCCGGCTCGGCGACCCGGCCGTCACGCTGGTCGGCGCCCCGAGCGAGCTGCTGTTGTGGATCAGCGGCCGTCGCACCGCGTGTGAGGTGGAAGTCGAGGGCTCACCGGCCGCGCTGGAGATGGTTGAGCGGGCCTCCCGGCGGTAG
- the dapA gene encoding 4-hydroxy-tetrahydrodipicolinate synthase, with translation MTTLFAGPTGRPGRPFGTVLSAMITPFDAEGRLDLKVAAELATRLVDSGGHDGLVLNGTTGECPTTTDAEKADLIRAVVDAVGDRCTIVAGASTYDTAHSIQQARDAEKAGAHGTLLVTPYYSRPQQAGLLAHFTAVADATDLPVMLYDIPARSVVPIEVDTMLRLAEHPRITAVKDAKGDLLAGARVMNESDLAFYSGDDPLTLPWMSIGAVGIVSIIAHVVGPHVRALVDAANAGDLVEARRIHNLLMPAHTAMARTGGGAGLVFAKAALRLQGLEVGDPRLPQLPATPSQIELIAGDLDRIQELSN, from the coding sequence ATGACAACCCTGTTCGCGGGCCCGACCGGGCGTCCGGGACGGCCTTTCGGGACCGTCCTCTCGGCGATGATCACCCCGTTCGACGCCGAGGGCAGGCTCGACCTGAAGGTCGCGGCCGAGCTCGCGACCCGGCTGGTGGACTCCGGCGGGCACGACGGGCTGGTCCTCAACGGCACCACCGGCGAGTGCCCGACGACCACCGACGCCGAGAAGGCGGACCTCATCCGGGCCGTCGTCGACGCGGTCGGCGACCGTTGCACCATCGTCGCCGGCGCCAGCACCTACGACACCGCGCACTCGATCCAGCAGGCCCGGGACGCCGAGAAGGCGGGTGCCCACGGCACCCTGCTGGTCACCCCGTACTACTCCCGGCCGCAGCAGGCCGGCCTGCTCGCGCACTTCACTGCCGTCGCCGACGCCACCGACCTGCCCGTGATGCTGTACGACATCCCGGCCCGTTCGGTGGTGCCGATCGAGGTCGACACCATGCTCCGGCTCGCCGAGCACCCGCGGATCACCGCGGTGAAGGACGCCAAGGGCGACCTGCTCGCCGGCGCCCGGGTGATGAACGAGAGCGATCTGGCCTTCTACTCCGGCGACGACCCGCTGACCCTGCCGTGGATGTCCATCGGCGCGGTCGGCATCGTCAGCATCATCGCCCACGTCGTCGGACCGCACGTCCGCGCCCTGGTCGACGCCGCCAACGCCGGTGACCTCGTCGAGGCACGCCGGATCCACAACCTGCTGATGCCGGCGCACACCGCCATGGCGCGGACCGGCGGCGGCGCCGGCCTCGTCTTCGCCAAAGCCGCCCTGCGCCTGCAGGGTCTCGAAGTGGGCGATCCGCGGCTCCCGCAGCTGCCGGCCACTCCTTCCCAGATCGAGCTGATCGCCGGCGATCTGGACCGAATCCAAGAGCTGAGTAACTGA
- a CDS encoding ribonuclease J, producing MSSANQNRNQNTPNRGGSNQGQGGYRSQAPAPKPQLTPPPKLADNALRVVALGGIGEIGRNMTVYEYRGKLLIVDCGVLFPEATEPGVDLILPDLRLIEDRIEDIEAVVITHGHEDHIGALPWLLRLRHDIPVLGAKFSLALIEAKCREHHLKPNLQVVTEGELRSTGDFDLEFFAVNHSIPDALAVGIRTDAGTVLHTGDIKLDQLPLDGRLTDLGGFSRFGDEGVDLFLVDSTNAEVPGFVPPERDIGPVLDSYIGAARQRVIVASFASHVHRIQQVIDAAYKHKRKIAFVGRSMVRNMQIAQELGYLHVPDGIVRSLDKLLDLPPSQVVLISTGSQGEPLSALSRMARGDHRQVNLEEGDTVILASSMIPGNETSVFTVVNELARIGAQVIHQANAKVHVSGHASAGELLYLYNAVKPKNVMPVHGEWRHLRANAKLANLTGVPESRILLAPDGVVVDLVEGRASIVGGFEVGHVYVDGNAVGDVGTSTLSDRLVLGEGGFISITIAIDGLTGRAVQSPQISGRGFSDDPKALDAVLPLIEMELSVTEADGITDPHRIAQSVRRIVGKWVGEVYRRRPMIVPTVITV from the coding sequence GTGAGCAGTGCCAACCAGAATCGCAACCAGAACACCCCGAACCGCGGCGGGTCCAACCAGGGCCAGGGCGGCTACCGGTCGCAGGCGCCCGCGCCGAAGCCGCAGCTGACGCCGCCGCCGAAGCTGGCCGACAACGCCCTGCGCGTCGTCGCCCTCGGCGGGATCGGTGAGATCGGCCGCAACATGACGGTCTACGAGTACCGCGGGAAACTGCTGATCGTGGACTGCGGTGTGCTGTTCCCCGAGGCCACCGAGCCCGGCGTCGACCTCATCCTGCCCGACCTGCGGCTCATCGAGGACCGCATCGAGGACATCGAGGCCGTCGTCATCACCCACGGCCACGAGGACCACATCGGTGCGCTGCCGTGGCTGCTCCGGCTGCGTCACGACATCCCGGTGCTGGGCGCGAAGTTCTCGCTCGCCCTCATCGAGGCCAAGTGCCGCGAGCACCACCTCAAGCCCAACCTGCAGGTCGTCACCGAGGGCGAGCTGCGCTCGACCGGCGACTTCGACCTGGAGTTCTTCGCGGTCAACCACTCCATCCCGGACGCGCTCGCCGTCGGCATCCGCACCGACGCCGGCACCGTGCTGCACACCGGTGACATCAAGCTCGACCAGCTGCCGTTGGACGGCCGCCTCACCGACCTCGGCGGTTTCAGCCGGTTCGGCGACGAGGGCGTCGACCTGTTCCTGGTGGACTCCACCAACGCCGAGGTGCCCGGGTTCGTCCCGCCGGAGCGCGACATCGGGCCGGTGCTCGACTCCTACATCGGTGCCGCCCGCCAGCGGGTCATCGTCGCGTCGTTCGCGTCGCACGTGCACCGCATCCAGCAGGTCATCGACGCCGCCTACAAGCACAAGCGCAAGATCGCCTTCGTCGGCCGGTCGATGGTGCGCAACATGCAGATCGCCCAGGAGCTGGGGTACCTGCACGTGCCGGACGGCATCGTCCGGTCGCTGGACAAGCTGCTCGACCTGCCGCCCAGCCAGGTGGTGCTCATCTCCACCGGCTCGCAGGGCGAGCCGCTGTCGGCGCTGTCCCGGATGGCCCGCGGCGACCACCGCCAGGTCAACCTGGAGGAGGGCGACACCGTCATCCTGGCGTCCTCGATGATCCCCGGCAACGAGACCTCGGTCTTCACCGTGGTCAACGAGCTCGCCCGGATCGGCGCCCAGGTGATCCACCAGGCCAACGCCAAGGTGCACGTCTCCGGTCACGCCTCGGCCGGCGAGCTGCTGTACCTGTACAACGCGGTCAAGCCCAAGAACGTGATGCCCGTGCACGGTGAATGGCGCCACCTGCGCGCCAACGCCAAGCTCGCGAACCTGACCGGTGTCCCCGAGTCCCGCATCCTGCTGGCCCCCGACGGCGTGGTCGTGGACCTCGTCGAGGGCAGAGCGTCGATCGTCGGCGGCTTCGAGGTCGGGCACGTGTACGTGGACGGCAACGCCGTCGGCGACGTCGGGACCTCGACGCTGTCCGACCGCCTGGTGCTGGGCGAGGGCGGCTTCATCTCCATCACCATCGCCATCGACGGGCTCACCGGACGCGCGGTGCAGTCACCGCAGATCTCCGGGCGCGGCTTCTCCGACGACCCGAAGGCGCTCGACGCCGTCCTGCCGCTGATCGAGATGGAGTTGTCGGTCACCGAGGCCGACGGCATCACCGACCCGCACCGCATCGCGCAATCCGTCCGTCGGATCGTCGGCAAATGGGTCGGCGAGGTCTACCGCCGTCGCCCGATGATCGTCCCCACCGTCATCACGGTCTGA